In Runella sp. SP2, the genomic window TGCAATGAAAAAAATGCCGATGAACTTTTTGCTTGTCCCGACGTTGATGGAGGTTTGATTGGTGGTGCTTCGCTCAAGTCAAGAGAGTTCACCAACATTATCAAATCGCGCATGTAATTTGTTTCGATAACATTCAAAACGCAACGGAGAAACCGAGATGCAGCCTGTAGCTCTGTTTCTCCGTCTTTTTTTACACGTATGAAAAAGTTGACTCTTTATGCTTTAGGGCTATTGGCTTTTGTCAGTTGCCAGCGCCCCGCAAGTCGTTCTATTACGGGTGCGAGTATTATCAAAGAAGGCTTTATTGATTGTTTTCAAGCAGGACTTCAAGCCTCAGGCCGTGAGCTTTGGTGCGAAGCTTCTGCCGTTTTGTACGATGGCCAAAACCTCACCCTTGCCAACGACAAAGACATGCCAAACAACGACGCTGCGGTATTTTATTGGGCTTATTCTGAAACCGATATGTTTGCCCATAACCCAACGTATTTGACTCAAAACCTACTCAAAACTAGCCAGAAATACGAAGATTTTGCCCTTGCACCGAATCGTTCATTGGCTTTTTTAAGCACGGGTTTTGATCGTGTCAAAGAGGGAAGCAACGAATGGGATGGCTACAATGCGCTTCTTTATTGGAAAGTTGGTGCCGATCCAAAAAACATTCAGCCCAAAGCTGCGCACTTGGTGGCGGGTGAAAAGTTCTCCATGAGTCTTCGTACTGCTTTGTCGAAAGCCCTCCGCTCCACCGATTTTCCTGACGGAATGCCTTATTTTAAAGTGGAAGGGTTTGCGGCTACGAACGACAAATTATACTTTGGAATCCGTGAAGAAGGGAAAAAATACGATGATTTTAAGTACAAAGCCAAAATACTTACTGTTTCCTATCGCTTCGCCAATGATTCTTTGATGGTTTCCAATAATTTTGACACATTGGCTGACATTGATATTGCAAGCTTAGAACCTAGTTTACCAAAACCATTGGCACTTTCGTGCATCGAATACGATGCAAAACGCCAGATTTTTTGGGTACTTACTTCGATGGAAAGTGAAACACAGGGAAATAGCGCTTATTTATGGTGGGCAACCGAAGCGGACTTGAAAGCTAATAAACTAACATTGGTCAAAGACCGCACAAGTGGCCAACCTCTCAAGTTTACCCACAAAGCAGAAGACCTCACGCCTGTTGGGTCAAACACGTTGTTTGTCATTCATGACGATGACCGCAATCGCAGCAAAATTGGCGATCAAACCCGCCAACCTCATCAAGCTGCCTATTCAATTGTGGCGTTTTAATGGGTTTACTCCTCAAAAATTAAAGTTCATCCTCCAAAAGAGTGGCTTAATCTGAAAGCGGTAGGGTTCGCCCCTACCGCTTTTTATTTTTGTATCATCAAAAGCAAACTACAATTGTCACCTTTAAACCTAATTAACAATCATGGAAACTGAAAAAGACCCCATTCTCTGGAAAATGGCCCACCAACGGGCAGGATTTAAAAGCCACTTATTCACCTACCTCGTCGTCATCGCTGGTTTATGGGTACTTTGGGGAACAGGAATTATATTTCGTAGCGGCTCAAAATACCCTTGGCCCATTTGGCCAACTTTTGGCTGGGGAATTGGGCTTTTGTCCCATTTTGCAGGGATATATATTTTTAAAGAAAATCAATTAGTTGAGCGCGAATATCAAAAACTCCTTAAAAATCAATCGCGTCTCTAATCTTTAAACCCAACGGCTTACCAAGCTTTTTTGATTAAAAACTTGGTAAGCCGTTGGCACAAAGCATGGGTAAATGGACTAAGTTTAGTAATTTCGTTTTTTCAAAACGATTCGCGTCGCTGCTCCATGCTCCAACACTGGTCTAAATCAAAGTATCATCAATTACGAAAATTCCACCATTTTCTTCATCGTAAACGGTTCTTTTCCCTTTCAGTATCCCTTGCTGACATCGTTACGATTCTGGTTGAAAAGATTCTTTTGTACAACATCGACCAACGAGCTACGGCGGTTGCTTATAATTTTACGCTGGCGGTTTTTCCCGCCACGCTTTTTCTATTTACCCTCATTCCGTACATACCTATTGAAAATATGGAGGTACAAATCATGGGATTTATGCGCGATGCCATGCCAGAGCCCCTCTATGAATTTGCCGCCACCACAATTTATGACATCATCAGCCGAAAACAAGGAGGTATTTTGTCGTTTGGTTTTATTTTAGCGCTTATCACCGCCACCAATGGCATGGGCGCCCTCATGACCGCCTTTAACACCGCCGACCAAGCTTCTGAAAATCGAGGCTATTTTAAAACCAAAGGCATTGCAATCATGCTGACGATTATGCTGTCTTTTGTGCTTTTTTTGGCGGTTTTAATCATTATTGTCGGTGGTTTTTTGGTCGATTGGCTTCACGACACCATTTTTCTCCGCGACAGCTTTACCGTTTTTTTATTAGACGTGGTGCGTTATGGTGTCATGTTTGCAACTTTTACGTTGGCAGTGGCTATTATCTACCGTTTTGCCCCAAAAATCAACCACGGCTGGCGATTTTTTAACCTCGGCGCAATTATCTCATCTTTCTTACTCATTGCATCCACCTACGGGTTTTCCTTTTATTTATCCCATTTTGGCAGTTACAATAAGCTCTATGGCTCCATCGGAACCATCATTGCGCTGATGATTTGGTTTTACCTCGTTGCTTTGCTATTGATTTTTGGTTTTGAATTAAATTTGAGCATTTGGCGCGCCAAATACGAAACATCCACGCCCCCCTCGAAGCCTAAGAAGGATACAAAAAAATAAATGCCGTACGCAGCGCGTGTCGGCATTTATGCACTACCCTAACCCATAAATATTGAAAGATGTTTTTCTACATCTTGATAAATACACAGAGAAAATCATGCCAAAGTATTTCTTTATGTTGAATAAAATTTCTGCATTTTAAGCTTAAAAGCACCCAATCCCCTGTTTTTCAGAACATTTATCCTGCTTAATATTTTTTCAAAAAAAATTATCAGACATTTTTCATGGTATTATTTATGTCGAATAGACATACATACCGTGACCGTTTACTAAAAAGTAAGTATATCCTGAATAGAATTTGTAAATATTAGATTACTTTTACTAATCAAAATTAATGCCCTTTTACGCAAAGAAATAGTCTCAACGCCTCCTTATGAATCCAGAAGTGTCTGTCATCTGTACTTGCTACAACCACGCACCGTTTATTTACGAGTGCTTGCAATCCGTAGCCAATCAAACGTATGACAATATTCAATTAATTGTGATTGATAATGCCAGTACGGATAATTCAAGACGAGTAATTTTACAATTTATTGATCAGTACCCTAGCACCATTTTTATCCGAAATGCCAACAATATTGGGTTGTGCAAAGCCTTCAATCAAGGACTGGGTGAAGCTAGAGGGAAGTACGTTATCGACTTGGCAGCTGATGACGTCATGCCTCCTCAACGCATAGCACAGCAGGTCAAAGCGTTTGAAGAACTTCCCAAAGACTATGCTGTTGTATTTTCAAATGCTTCATACATAGATACTTCAGGAAAGCTTATTGGATACCATTATGCCTTAGGTAACGATGGGAAAGCCCAAGGAGTCGTTCCAACGGGAAATGTTTATAAAGAGATACTGCGGCGCTATTTCATTTGTACTCCTTCTATCATGATGCGAAAATCCGTATTGATGAAACTCGGTGGGTACGACGAAACGCTGAGTTATGAAGATTTTGATTTTTTTGTTCGCTCGGCCCACGATTATAAATACCATTACATTGATGAAGTGTTAATGAGCAAGCGCGTTCTCGATGGGTCGATGGCTTCGCAGTTTTATCTGGTTGGAAACGACATGTTAAAATCCAGTTGGGCAGTTTGCAACAAAGCCTACGATCTCAGCCGTTCTCAAGAAGAATATGACTTATTAGCCGAAAGAATACGCCAATTCATCAAAAAGTGCTTCGTAGCAGAAGATGCCCAGCAAGCCACCGAATTTCGTAAGCTTCTCAATTACATCGAAGATCCAGGCTGGGAAACCGAATTGCTCGTTTTTTTATGCCGCCTCCGTCTCCCGGTCAATTGGCTTTATCAATTTTACGCCAAGTGGCAAAGCAACCGAAAACGATCATTGATGCAGCAAGGCGTTCCGTTTGTACGGCTCGACTCTTAACGTTCTCTGAATGACTTTCGTTATTTGTGTTCTCCAAATAAAATGATACGTTTGTAAAACAAAGCTTTTTCATTTATTTCGGAAACCAACTGACTTGTCGAATGCCTGCTGAGTTCCTTAAAATACACCCGCAAAATCCCGAACCACGCAAAATTCAGCAAGTAATTCGCTGTCTTCAAGATGGTGGTTTGGTAATTTATCCTACCGATACGGTATATGCCTTAGGTTGCGACATTCACAATGCCCGCGCCGTCGAGCGAATTGCACGCATCAAAGGCATCAAGCCCCAAAAAAATGATTTTTCCTTCATCTGCCACGACCTAAGTCACATTGCTGATTATGCCAAAGTGAGCAATTCGGCCTTTAAAGTCATGAAACGTATTCTCCCTGGCCCATTTACCTTTATCCTCTCGGCTGGTAGTCGCGTTCCCAAAGTATTGGCAAACCGCAAAACAGTGGGGATTCGGATACCCAACCACCCCATACCGCTTCAAATTGTTCACGAATTGGGTAATCCCATCATCACTACGTCCATCAAAGACGACGATGATTTTATGGAATACCCTACCGACCCCGAAATCATGTTTGAACGTTTTCAGCACCAAGTTGATATTGTCATTGACGGTGGCTTTGGGGGACTTATCGCTTCAACTATCATTGATGCCACCACCGACGACTTTGAGGTCATTCGCGAAGGAGCAGGCGAATTTTCTTACTAACATGAAAGCCATCAAAAATCTGTATTTTTCCCCGCTTTTCTGGACACTACTGCTTGTTTTGGTAGCGGCGTTTTTGGCCTCTTACCTTTTTATCGGGCTATTTGGTTTGGTAAAATTAGCGGCAGCGGTGGCTTTGGTTGTGACCCTTGCGGACGCTTTCCTGCTATTTCGTGTCGAAAATGGAATTTTTGCCCGTCGAGATGTCGCTGATCGGCTTTCCAATGGCGACCCCAATCCCATCACTCTTCACCTTGAGAACCGTTATCCGTTCCGCACAAAT contains:
- a CDS encoding 2TM domain-containing protein; its protein translation is METEKDPILWKMAHQRAGFKSHLFTYLVVIAGLWVLWGTGIIFRSGSKYPWPIWPTFGWGIGLLSHFAGIYIFKENQLVEREYQKLLKNQSRL
- a CDS encoding YihY/virulence factor BrkB family protein, which encodes MIKNLVSRWHKAWVNGLSLVISFFQNDSRRCSMLQHWSKSKYHQLRKFHHFLHRKRFFSLSVSLADIVTILVEKILLYNIDQRATAVAYNFTLAVFPATLFLFTLIPYIPIENMEVQIMGFMRDAMPEPLYEFAATTIYDIISRKQGGILSFGFILALITATNGMGALMTAFNTADQASENRGYFKTKGIAIMLTIMLSFVLFLAVLIIIVGGFLVDWLHDTIFLRDSFTVFLLDVVRYGVMFATFTLAVAIIYRFAPKINHGWRFFNLGAIISSFLLIASTYGFSFYLSHFGSYNKLYGSIGTIIALMIWFYLVALLLIFGFELNLSIWRAKYETSTPPSKPKKDTKK
- a CDS encoding glycosyltransferase, with amino-acid sequence MNPEVSVICTCYNHAPFIYECLQSVANQTYDNIQLIVIDNASTDNSRRVILQFIDQYPSTIFIRNANNIGLCKAFNQGLGEARGKYVIDLAADDVMPPQRIAQQVKAFEELPKDYAVVFSNASYIDTSGKLIGYHYALGNDGKAQGVVPTGNVYKEILRRYFICTPSIMMRKSVLMKLGGYDETLSYEDFDFFVRSAHDYKYHYIDEVLMSKRVLDGSMASQFYLVGNDMLKSSWAVCNKAYDLSRSQEEYDLLAERIRQFIKKCFVAEDAQQATEFRKLLNYIEDPGWETELLVFLCRLRLPVNWLYQFYAKWQSNRKRSLMQQGVPFVRLDS
- a CDS encoding L-threonylcarbamoyladenylate synthase, encoding MPAEFLKIHPQNPEPRKIQQVIRCLQDGGLVIYPTDTVYALGCDIHNARAVERIARIKGIKPQKNDFSFICHDLSHIADYAKVSNSAFKVMKRILPGPFTFILSAGSRVPKVLANRKTVGIRIPNHPIPLQIVHELGNPIITTSIKDDDDFMEYPTDPEIMFERFQHQVDIVIDGGFGGLIASTIIDATTDDFEVIREGAGEFSY